In a single window of the Flavobacterium sp. W4I14 genome:
- a CDS encoding nitroreductase/dihydropteridine reductase (product_source=KO:K10679; cath_funfam=3.40.109.10; cog=COG0778; ko=KO:K10679; pfam=PF00881; superfamily=55469), producing MSLIDALNWRYAVKKMNGQPVEQEKVDKIIAAAHLAPTSSGLQPFKVIVVTNQELKEKIAPIAYNQSQVIDSSHLLIFAANENYTEEGIDAVFSRMNAERGLPESGTDAYKAQLKGMVLSRTAEENFNHAARQAYIGFGIAIAEAALLKVDATPMEGFNGPALDELLGLDKKGLKSVTLLPLGNRDEAGDWLVNLKKVRSPKEEFLIEFK from the coding sequence ATGAGCTTAATAGATGCCCTAAACTGGCGTTATGCCGTTAAGAAAATGAACGGTCAACCTGTTGAACAAGAAAAGGTTGATAAAATTATTGCTGCAGCACATTTGGCACCAACATCATCAGGTTTACAGCCATTTAAAGTGATTGTGGTAACCAACCAGGAGTTAAAAGAGAAAATTGCACCGATTGCTTATAACCAATCGCAGGTTATCGATTCTTCTCACCTACTAATTTTCGCAGCCAACGAAAACTATACTGAAGAAGGTATTGATGCTGTTTTTAGCAGAATGAACGCTGAACGTGGCTTACCAGAAAGTGGAACTGATGCCTACAAAGCACAATTAAAAGGCATGGTCTTATCGAGAACCGCAGAAGAAAACTTTAACCATGCAGCCCGTCAGGCTTATATCGGTTTCGGCATTGCCATTGCAGAAGCAGCTTTGTTAAAAGTAGATGCCACCCCAATGGAAGGATTTAATGGCCCTGCTTTAGATGAACTTTTAGGTTTAGATAAAAAAGGCTTAAAAAGTGTTACCCTATTGCCATTAGGAAACAGGGATGAAGCTGGCGATTGGTTGGTAAACCTTAAAAAAGTACGTTCACCTAAAGAAGAATTTTTGATCGAGTTTAAATAA
- a CDS encoding hypothetical protein (product_source=Hypo-rule applied; cleavage_site_network=SignalP-noTM; superfamily=49373,49464,54928), protein MKIFRLSFIILSLLSALSFSSSAQTDTISINSIITKTSKVLSDYPAEKIYLHFDKPYYAVADTVWFKAYVTENQNFLSAISKIIYVDVINQKDSLIQTLKLPITGGFAYGSFPLDQVNYKQGNYHIRAYTLWMLNSEDPAYFNKTFYVGEAIDKEVKTHISYKNTSTDKLEKIDARVQFKDANNKPYANKNVNWQVVTSYTVIAKGRGTTDANGFLTIAMSNAQKAEYQLQKGELITSINTTDKDVASSSFQLKNAIVSKDFQFFPEGGSLIAGLTNKVAFKAIKSDGLGISSKGTVTDNDGKTVTTFTAQHLGMGSFNLLAEAGKTYKAAVTYADGTTQNYNLPAVAANGVAINIDNSSADNVAIKIAANDAFFEQNQGKKLYLIAQSKGVICYGAQTALSNKTYNTTVLKSKFPNGIAQFTLFNEFGKPLSERLVFVQHKNTMAVTLTSAATTYGIKKKVKINVAAKKDGAPVEGSFSVAVVDESKVPSSEDATSTILTGLLLSSDVKGYIEKANYYFNAPDEKKNADLDVLLLTQGYRSFKYTDIIANKLPKIDFLPEQGIEISGILRQNNGIPVRKGALLLTIPDKRFNLESTTDPVGNFKFQNLMFNDSSKVTITAKYNVNYKNMTLSLNGAPVPTLTRNFSAAEEVLNIDSALTSYLDNSKRQYAYLHTLKDVTIKAAVVPKVSHKDYPALSGLSQMADHEVSGDRLKGCGLLINCLQGMLAGVTFADNNFYVTRDYNQGKKIPMGIFINGMNVDVNQINTLDANQIESVEVFLRDELGLVNRANNVNGVIVFNQKKAPKGTKISKAQLMDMLPKYYELTFSPQGYNKEKQFYSPKYDVPASMNRNDLRTTIYWNPKVVTDATGNASFEYYNADGKGQYKVIIEGIDANGNLGRSVFKYLVK, encoded by the coding sequence ATGAAGATTTTTAGATTATCGTTTATAATACTGTCACTTCTATCAGCACTAAGTTTTTCCTCGTCGGCCCAAACCGACACCATTAGCATAAACAGCATCATTACCAAAACAAGTAAGGTATTGAGCGATTATCCTGCAGAAAAAATTTATCTTCATTTCGATAAACCCTATTACGCTGTTGCCGATACGGTTTGGTTTAAAGCTTATGTTACCGAAAACCAGAATTTCTTATCTGCAATTAGTAAGATCATTTATGTTGATGTGATCAATCAGAAAGATTCGCTTATCCAAACCTTAAAACTACCTATTACAGGCGGTTTCGCTTATGGCAGTTTCCCATTAGATCAGGTTAACTACAAACAAGGTAATTACCATATTAGGGCTTATACTTTATGGATGCTAAACAGTGAAGATCCTGCTTATTTTAACAAGACTTTTTATGTAGGCGAAGCCATTGATAAAGAAGTAAAAACCCATATCAGTTATAAAAATACGTCTACTGATAAGCTCGAGAAAATTGATGCCAGGGTGCAGTTTAAAGATGCCAATAATAAACCATATGCCAATAAAAATGTAAACTGGCAAGTGGTTACGAGTTATACAGTTATTGCAAAAGGAAGGGGCACAACAGATGCCAATGGTTTTTTAACAATAGCCATGAGCAATGCGCAAAAGGCAGAATACCAATTACAAAAAGGCGAACTGATTACCAGCATTAATACAACTGATAAAGATGTAGCCAGCAGTAGCTTTCAACTTAAAAATGCTATCGTAAGCAAAGATTTTCAATTTTTCCCTGAAGGTGGGAGTTTAATTGCCGGCTTAACCAACAAGGTAGCCTTTAAAGCCATTAAAAGTGATGGTTTGGGCATTAGCTCAAAAGGCACGGTAACCGATAACGATGGCAAAACTGTTACTACTTTTACCGCTCAGCATTTAGGAATGGGCAGTTTCAACTTATTGGCTGAAGCTGGAAAAACCTACAAAGCGGCGGTTACTTATGCCGATGGCACTACCCAAAATTATAATTTACCAGCAGTTGCAGCAAATGGTGTTGCGATAAACATCGATAACAGCAGCGCAGATAATGTGGCCATAAAAATTGCAGCCAATGATGCTTTCTTTGAGCAAAACCAAGGCAAAAAGCTTTATTTAATTGCGCAGAGTAAAGGCGTGATCTGCTATGGTGCGCAAACAGCATTATCAAATAAAACGTACAACACCACCGTACTTAAATCTAAATTCCCGAATGGAATTGCTCAATTTACCTTATTTAATGAATTTGGTAAACCACTAAGCGAGCGGTTGGTTTTTGTTCAGCATAAAAATACCATGGCCGTAACTTTAACCAGTGCTGCAACTACCTACGGAATCAAGAAAAAGGTTAAAATAAATGTGGCGGCCAAAAAAGATGGCGCCCCTGTAGAAGGTAGTTTCTCGGTAGCTGTTGTAGATGAGTCGAAGGTTCCATCAAGCGAGGATGCAACCAGTACTATTTTAACAGGCCTGTTATTAAGCAGCGATGTTAAGGGTTATATCGAAAAAGCAAATTATTACTTTAATGCACCCGATGAGAAGAAAAATGCAGATTTAGATGTATTGTTACTTACCCAAGGATATCGCAGTTTTAAATACACCGATATTATTGCCAATAAATTACCTAAAATTGATTTCTTACCGGAACAGGGCATCGAAATTTCGGGCATTTTACGTCAGAACAACGGTATACCAGTTAGAAAAGGCGCTTTACTATTAACCATACCTGATAAACGCTTTAATTTAGAAAGTACCACAGATCCTGTTGGGAATTTTAAATTCCAAAACCTGATGTTTAACGACTCCTCTAAAGTGACCATTACCGCTAAGTACAATGTTAACTATAAAAACATGACCTTAAGTTTGAATGGCGCTCCGGTACCTACACTAACCAGGAACTTTAGCGCTGCTGAAGAAGTTTTAAATATAGATAGTGCTTTAACCAGTTACCTGGATAATAGCAAAAGACAATACGCTTATTTACATACCTTAAAAGATGTAACCATTAAAGCTGCAGTTGTTCCAAAGGTAAGCCACAAAGATTATCCTGCACTGAGCGGACTAAGCCAAATGGCCGACCATGAAGTGAGTGGCGATCGTTTAAAAGGCTGCGGACTCTTAATTAACTGTTTACAGGGCATGCTGGCTGGTGTTACTTTTGCAGATAACAATTTCTATGTGACTAGAGATTATAACCAGGGCAAAAAAATCCCGATGGGTATCTTTATCAACGGGATGAACGTGGATGTAAACCAGATCAATACGCTTGATGCTAATCAGATTGAATCGGTTGAGGTATTTTTAAGAGACGAACTAGGCTTGGTAAACCGTGCAAACAATGTAAATGGGGTTATTGTATTCAACCAAAAGAAAGCACCTAAAGGCACTAAAATATCTAAAGCGCAGCTGATGGATATGCTACCCAAATACTACGAACTTACTTTCTCACCACAGGGCTACAATAAAGAAAAACAGTTTTACTCTCCAAAATATGATGTTCCTGCCAGCATGAACCGCAATGATTTAAGAACAACCATTTACTGGAACCCTAAAGTGGTAACCGATGCTACGGGTAATGCCTCTTTCGAATATTACAACGCAGATGGTAAAGGCCAGTATAAAGTAATTATCGAAGGTATAGATGCGAATGGAAATTTAGGAAGATCGGTGTTTAAGTATCTAGTTAAATAA
- a CDS encoding membrane associated rhomboid family serine protease (product_source=COG0705; cath_funfam=1.20.1540.10; cog=COG0705; pfam=PF01694; superfamily=144091; transmembrane_helix_parts=Inside_1_19,TMhelix_20_39,Outside_40_81,TMhelix_82_104,Inside_105_110,TMhelix_111_133,Outside_134_147,TMhelix_148_170,Inside_171_181,TMhelix_182_204,Outside_205_284), which produces MNNTFKDLKYKVFQSGNPLFFYIGINVMLFLVTAIIGVFSKLSGHGNIIDIFVSEYLALPANISKLPERFYTLFTYMFIHDGILHILFNMLGLFWFGNIFMNFLKSRQFHFVYLGGGLFGGLFAVAALNIFPLYASGLAGVTIVGASAAVMAIIFAAATLVPNYAIMLLFFGEVKIKWIAIIYFILDFIAIGSVNAGGSLAHIGGALLGFTFIKSLQSGKDWSKLFERKPKLKVVRNQKPVKKPEFKGGVSQQEIDAILDKISTSGYDKLTAVEKEKLFKASKD; this is translated from the coding sequence ATGAATAATACTTTCAAAGATTTAAAATACAAGGTTTTTCAATCGGGCAACCCATTGTTCTTTTACATTGGCATTAACGTAATGCTGTTTTTAGTTACAGCCATTATTGGTGTATTTAGCAAGTTAAGTGGTCATGGTAATATCATTGACATATTCGTAAGCGAGTATTTAGCGCTGCCAGCAAATATTTCTAAATTACCCGAGCGCTTTTATACCCTGTTTACCTATATGTTTATTCATGATGGGATTCTTCACATCCTGTTTAACATGCTCGGCTTATTCTGGTTCGGCAATATATTCATGAATTTCCTAAAAAGCCGCCAGTTTCACTTTGTATACCTGGGCGGCGGGCTATTTGGAGGTTTATTTGCTGTTGCCGCATTAAATATATTTCCACTTTATGCCAGTGGATTAGCTGGCGTAACCATTGTAGGCGCATCTGCGGCGGTAATGGCCATTATTTTTGCTGCTGCAACACTGGTACCGAATTACGCCATTATGTTGCTTTTCTTTGGCGAGGTTAAAATTAAATGGATTGCCATTATATATTTCATTCTCGATTTTATTGCCATAGGCTCAGTAAACGCAGGTGGAAGTTTAGCCCATATTGGTGGCGCACTTTTAGGTTTCACCTTTATTAAAAGTTTGCAGAGCGGAAAGGATTGGAGCAAGCTGTTTGAACGCAAACCAAAGCTAAAGGTAGTTCGGAATCAAAAACCGGTTAAAAAACCCGAATTTAAAGGCGGCGTTTCCCAGCAGGAAATAGATGCCATTTTAGATAAAATATCAACCTCAGGATACGATAAATTAACTGCAGTAGAAAAAGAAAAACTGTTTAAGGCAAGTAAAGATTAA
- a CDS encoding hypothetical protein (product_source=Hypo-rule applied; pfam=PF14054; superfamily=49879): MKKLIIYLSLFTLCLASCKKIISIDTENAAPQIVIEGKINDQLIDQEIKISKTIGYTEANVFPKISGASVTVTDNKGNTFVFKEGTTPGTYINKMKGMPGVTYNLNVTAEGQTYTASSKMPNLVKMDSIGVIKNFFFGRERKTAAVFLKDPVNETNFYHFNLYVNDILSERFYVNNDRLTNGNDLRIQLFFKPPTNDHDSDELNSNDKIKIEMECIDSNIFDYWYALSQQSNRGPNQGTTPANPTSNISNQALGYFSANTYQVLSATVK, encoded by the coding sequence ATGAAAAAACTGATTATATATCTTTCGCTGTTCACTTTATGTTTGGCTTCTTGCAAGAAAATTATTTCTATCGATACCGAAAATGCTGCACCTCAAATTGTAATTGAAGGGAAAATTAATGATCAACTGATTGATCAGGAGATTAAAATCAGCAAAACCATTGGTTATACCGAAGCAAATGTTTTTCCGAAAATTTCGGGAGCAAGCGTAACTGTAACCGATAACAAGGGAAATACTTTTGTTTTTAAAGAAGGTACAACACCAGGAACCTATATCAATAAAATGAAAGGCATGCCGGGTGTTACCTATAATTTAAATGTTACTGCCGAAGGACAAACTTACACCGCCAGCTCAAAAATGCCCAATCTGGTTAAAATGGATTCGATAGGGGTGATTAAGAACTTTTTCTTTGGCCGCGAACGTAAAACTGCTGCCGTATTTTTAAAAGACCCGGTTAACGAAACAAACTTTTATCATTTTAACCTTTATGTAAATGATATTTTATCGGAACGTTTCTATGTAAATAACGATCGTTTAACAAATGGAAACGACTTAAGAATCCAGTTATTTTTTAAACCACCTACTAACGACCACGATAGTGATGAGTTGAATTCGAACGATAAGATTAAAATAGAAATGGAGTGTATTGATTCGAATATTTTCGATTATTGGTATGCTTTAAGTCAGCAATCGAACCGGGGGCCAAACCAGGGTACAACTCCTGCTAATCCGACGTCTAATATCTCTAACCAGGCATTGGGCTATTTTAGTGCCAATACCTACCAGGTGCTATCAGCAACTGTGAAGTAG
- a CDS encoding membrane associated rhomboid family serine protease (product_source=COG0705; cath_funfam=1.20.1540.10; cog=COG0705; pfam=PF01694; superfamily=144091; transmembrane_helix_parts=Inside_1_12,TMhelix_13_32,Outside_33_51,TMhelix_52_74,Inside_75_86,TMhelix_87_106,Outside_107_138,TMhelix_139_161,Inside_162_167,TMhelix_168_187,Outside_188_201,TMhelix_202_221,Inside_222_233), with amino-acid sequence MNNIYIPPVVKNLLIINILFFAAANLLPALKLDDLLAVFYFDSPYFRFWQPITYMFMHGGIAHIFFNMFALYSFGSILESRWGAKKFIAFYFITGLGALFLQWAVQAFEVQQIIGQITLFDNWPQHVTSQAQMTTIKGIYGGGMVGASGAIFGLLVAFGMLYPNAELLIMFIPVPVKAKYIIPIYILVELSLGVAQFEGDSIAHYAHLGGALIGFILVKIWKDKNDTFYTLYE; translated from the coding sequence ATGAATAACATATATATTCCACCGGTAGTAAAAAACCTACTGATTATTAACATCTTATTTTTCGCAGCTGCAAACCTGCTTCCGGCTCTTAAGCTTGATGATTTACTTGCTGTATTTTATTTCGACTCACCGTATTTTAGATTTTGGCAGCCTATTACCTATATGTTTATGCATGGTGGTATTGCGCACATTTTCTTCAACATGTTTGCATTGTACTCTTTTGGAAGCATTCTTGAATCAAGATGGGGGGCAAAGAAATTTATCGCATTCTATTTTATAACAGGCTTAGGTGCATTATTTTTACAATGGGCAGTACAGGCCTTTGAGGTTCAGCAGATTATTGGTCAGATAACATTATTTGATAACTGGCCGCAACACGTAACAAGCCAAGCCCAAATGACTACTATAAAGGGAATATACGGGGGCGGTATGGTTGGTGCGTCTGGTGCTATATTTGGCTTATTGGTTGCCTTTGGCATGCTTTATCCAAATGCCGAATTGTTGATCATGTTTATTCCTGTTCCGGTGAAAGCAAAATATATTATACCAATTTATATTTTAGTAGAGTTATCTTTGGGTGTTGCCCAGTTTGAAGGTGATTCTATAGCTCATTATGCGCACCTTGGGGGAGCCTTAATCGGCTTTATACTGGTTAAAATATGGAAAGATAAAAACGATACATTTTATACACTCTATGAATAA
- a CDS encoding endonuclease/exonuclease/phosphatase family metal-dependent hydrolase/fumarate reductase subunit C (product_source=COG3568/COG3029; cath_funfam=3.60.10.10; cog=COG3029,COG3568; pfam=PF03372; superfamily=56219,81343; transmembrane_helix_parts=Inside_1_12,TMhelix_13_32,Outside_33_41,TMhelix_42_64,Inside_65_70,TMhelix_71_93,Outside_94_370) — MATKKKKYSLVDKLLLPIAVVLAIALLLGVLAGNMDPRKHAIIAFFGLAYPFVLFINIIFVVWWFLSKKWFFAIATILVIALGAKTLKATFAIGGDEGGTEKADNSIRMMTYNVHSFKLYGEDNTESVKEKMLQVVKDQNPDIICFQEFFTRYKGAFDTVDSLKALLNTKYYYFVPTNKNDYEATGLAIFSKFPIKDSGKIPFVEGFPGNMSIYTDLNIKGKTLRVYNVHFQSISFEKQDYEYLDKVKEMNTELQPSKRILRMLKSAFLKRSGQVDIMKKEMATCKTPYLIAGDFNDTPASYVVTQITAGLNNSFIKKGNGFGKTYNGKFPNFQIDYIATSKELEVLNYKITQAKLSDHFPVRSDLRFVP, encoded by the coding sequence ATGGCCACAAAAAAAAAGAAGTATAGTTTAGTGGATAAACTCCTTTTGCCCATTGCCGTCGTATTGGCGATTGCTTTGCTATTGGGGGTTCTTGCCGGAAATATGGATCCAAGAAAACATGCCATTATTGCATTTTTCGGTCTTGCCTACCCCTTTGTCCTATTCATTAATATTATCTTTGTGGTCTGGTGGTTTTTAAGCAAAAAATGGTTTTTTGCAATTGCCACCATTCTGGTTATTGCACTGGGTGCTAAAACTTTAAAAGCAACCTTTGCTATTGGTGGCGATGAAGGTGGTACTGAAAAAGCAGACAATAGCATCAGGATGATGACCTACAACGTGCACAGCTTTAAACTATACGGCGAAGACAATACCGAATCGGTAAAAGAAAAAATGCTTCAGGTGGTGAAAGATCAAAATCCTGACATCATCTGTTTTCAGGAATTTTTTACCCGTTACAAAGGCGCTTTTGACACGGTTGATAGCTTGAAGGCATTACTAAATACAAAATACTACTACTTCGTACCCACCAATAAAAACGATTACGAAGCTACTGGCTTAGCCATATTTTCTAAATTCCCGATTAAAGATTCTGGCAAAATCCCCTTTGTTGAGGGTTTCCCTGGCAACATGAGTATTTATACCGATTTAAACATTAAAGGAAAAACCTTACGGGTTTACAACGTGCACTTCCAATCGATATCTTTCGAAAAACAGGATTACGAGTACCTGGATAAAGTAAAGGAAATGAACACCGAACTGCAGCCATCTAAACGGATTTTGAGAATGCTGAAAAGTGCCTTTTTGAAACGTAGCGGCCAGGTAGATATTATGAAAAAGGAAATGGCAACCTGTAAAACGCCTTACCTTATTGCTGGCGATTTTAACGATACCCCGGCTTCTTACGTGGTTACCCAGATTACTGCAGGGCTAAACAACAGTTTTATTAAAAAGGGTAACGGTTTTGGTAAAACCTATAATGGTAAATTCCCCAATTTTCAGATCGATTATATTGCTACTTCTAAGGAACTTGAAGTGTTAAATTACAAAATTACCCAGGCCAAATTATCCGATCACTTTCCGGTGCGTAGCGACTTGAGATTTGTACCTTAA
- a CDS encoding hypothetical protein (product_source=Hypo-rule applied): MAYYERALLTLENEWLVVLGGFQSRFALYTDEGSVCSLHPIAIGSGLETKVCAPCSPTNEMLLWPSSPG, encoded by the coding sequence ATGGCGTATTATGAAAGAGCTTTATTAACATTAGAAAATGAATGGCTTGTGGTTCTTGGCGGTTTTCAGTCCCGCTTTGCGCTTTATACCGATGAAGGATCGGTATGTTCGCTGCATCCGATAGCTATCGGATCGGGTTTAGAAACAAAGGTTTGTGCACCCTGCAGCCCCACAAATGAAATGCTACTGTGGCCATCTAGCCCCGGTTGA
- a CDS encoding glyoxylate reductase (product_source=KO:K00015; cath_funfam=3.40.50.720; cog=COG1052; ko=KO:K00015; pfam=PF00389,PF02826; superfamily=51735), whose translation MKVFISGNIASVGIKELEENNISITQWKENRQITAEELIEACQGQDGLISVGPNKINAQFLKACSHLKVIALHSVGYDQVDVAAAKKLNIPIGNTPGVLSGATADTAFLLMLAVSRKAFFSHKKIIKGEWKNYEPSPELGIEVNGKTLGVFGLGKIGLEMAKKCKAAYQMEVIYHNRSRNKEAEKEIGAKYVSFEELLAQSDVLSVHTALTPETKDKFTLDVFKQMKPNSIFINTARGGIHNEKDLIKALEEKMILGAGLDVTNPEPMDKDNPLLSMESVAVLPHIGSATEETRAAMAQIIVKNVLAGLKGEQLPFEVM comes from the coding sequence ATGAAAGTATTTATAAGTGGCAACATTGCTTCAGTGGGTATAAAAGAACTGGAAGAAAACAATATTTCGATTACCCAATGGAAAGAAAACCGACAGATTACAGCCGAAGAACTAATTGAAGCCTGTCAAGGTCAGGATGGCTTGATCAGCGTTGGCCCGAATAAGATTAATGCTCAATTTTTAAAGGCCTGTAGCCATTTAAAGGTTATTGCTTTACATTCTGTAGGCTATGATCAGGTAGATGTGGCTGCCGCCAAAAAATTAAACATTCCCATCGGGAATACACCTGGCGTTTTGAGCGGCGCAACTGCTGATACCGCTTTTTTATTGATGCTTGCCGTATCGCGAAAGGCCTTTTTCTCGCACAAAAAAATCATTAAAGGCGAATGGAAAAACTATGAGCCATCACCCGAACTCGGAATTGAGGTAAATGGCAAAACGCTCGGTGTTTTTGGCCTGGGAAAAATTGGATTAGAGATGGCCAAAAAATGTAAGGCTGCCTATCAGATGGAGGTAATTTATCACAACAGATCGCGTAACAAAGAAGCCGAAAAAGAAATCGGAGCCAAATATGTTTCGTTTGAAGAACTTTTGGCGCAAAGTGATGTGTTATCAGTACATACCGCGCTAACGCCCGAAACCAAGGATAAATTTACGCTTGATGTTTTTAAGCAGATGAAACCCAATTCGATTTTTATTAACACGGCCAGGGGTGGTATTCACAATGAAAAGGATTTAATTAAAGCCTTAGAAGAGAAAATGATATTGGGAGCAGGCTTAGATGTAACCAATCCGGAGCCAATGGATAAAGATAATCCTTTGCTATCAATGGAAAGTGTTGCAGTTTTGCCACATATCGGCTCAGCTACTGAAGAAACCCGAGCAGCCATGGCGCAGATTATTGTTAAAAATGTTTTGGCTGGTTTAAAAGGAGAACAGTTGCCTTTTGAGGTGATGTAA